The Myxococcaceae bacterium JPH2 genome has a window encoding:
- a CDS encoding acyl-CoA-binding protein, whose product MALDDDFRSAQERVKTLPSQPSTEQLLALYSLFKQATEGDVQGKRPGMLDIKGRAKYDAWAQRKSLPRDTAKKDYVALVNRLLGG is encoded by the coding sequence ATGGCCCTCGACGATGATTTCCGCTCCGCGCAGGAGCGCGTGAAGACGCTTCCCAGCCAGCCTTCCACCGAGCAGTTGCTGGCCCTGTACTCCCTCTTCAAGCAGGCCACGGAGGGGGATGTGCAGGGCAAGCGTCCCGGGATGCTGGATATCAAGGGGCGCGCGAAGTACGACGCGTGGGCCCAGCGCAAGAGCCTGCCGCGAGACACCGCGAAGAAGGACTACGTCGCGCTCGTGAACCGGCTGCTCGGCGGCTGA
- a CDS encoding amino acid adenylation domain-containing protein, translating to MAPTQEDKRARLARLLRDKTQPHRHAPPSFSQERMWFLDQWSPGSALFNMPAVVRLTGALHLDALKASLQQLVDRHEPLRTVLPEQDGQPIQIIATTQPLSLTVVELQDYPPAEREARAWEHIAAEARRPFALAQGPLMRATLYPAHAHEHLLLLNLHHIIADGWSMGVLVRELAAFYVAFLEERPATLPALPLQYADFAAWQRQWLLGGVLEAQLAFWRARLDPHSRIELPADKPRPATLGNRGTRQVSLLSPSLTQALRDFSQHEGRTLFVILLAAFDVLLHRYTGQTDLTVGTLVSGRGRAEVEGLIGLFINALPLRTALSGSLTFRELLERVQDTTLKAYDHQDVPFEKLVEALKPERSSSHLPIVQVMLIHQNAPASPLQAQGLRMEPLPVTTETTKHDLTLYAMELPDNLQLSAEYNTDLFEAPTMVRLLGHLRLLLEGALANPDARIADLPLMSEAERQQVLVEWHGARDAFPRDACIHTLIEAQAQRTPDAVALTFEGQSLTYQQLDQRANQLAHHLREHGVGPESRVGLCLERSLELVISLLATLKAGGAYVPMDPGYPAQRLTWMLEDARPTVLVAQQHLLAVLPPHDARVVCVDTEVEAIARHPSRAPEPWATADHLAYIIFTSGSTGRPKGAMNAHRPVVNRLWWMQNEYRLGSEDVVLQKTPFSFDVSVWEFFWPLMVGARLVVARPGGHQEPTYLTRIIEEARVTTLHFVPSMLQVFLEEPGEARCHPVKRIVCSGEALPLELKERCLQRLPHVELHNLYGPTEAAVDVTAFACKPADGRRSVPIGRPVANTSIRLLDSRMGPVPVGVAGELFIGGIQVGRGYQSRPDLTAERFIPDPFSETPGTRLYRTGDVARWLPDGNIEYLGRADFQVKVRGLRIELGEIEAALEQQPGVQQAVVLAREDIPGDKRLVAYVTGRGGPSAVDAEAVRTALAARLPEYMVPAAFVVLEALPLNPNGKVERKALPAPSFERTEEARVAPSTPTEREVAALFEELLSVRDVGAKDDLFRLGGNSLLATRVLARLRTRFGVELPLRVLFQHSTVQQLAKLVDDTRAMGTEHATPTAISDKRERRPAIPLSVDDAPEGTALASTTAPEEGPAAEISPEERHRVLVEWNDTSADFPRGVCMHQLVEAQVQRTPNAVAVVAGGARISYRQLDARANQLARHLRSMGVGPEVRVGLCVERGVDMVVGMLGILKAGAAYVPLDPTYPRERLAYLLEDARGPALVAHSHLLASLPPYDARVVCLDTEREVLAREPSGPLESNATSQNLAYLIYTSGSTGRPKGVAITHHSAVAFLSWAHAIYSADELRGVLACTSVNFDLSVFEVFAPLSRGGTVIVARNALHLAELPEASEVTLLNTVPSAMAQLLRLGALPPSVRTVNLAGEALPAPLARQVFEVPTVEHLYNLYGPSEDTTYSTYAHVQRGEVPNIGRTITNTRAYVLDAQLQPVPIGATGELYLAGDGLARGYLHRPDLTAERFIPAPFEPAGSRMYKTGDRVRYREDGALEYLGRNDFQVKIRGFRIELGEVETAVQAQPVVREAVVMAREDHAGDKRLVAYVVAREGQTLDVTTLRQSLRQRLPEFMVPSALVVMDALPLNPNGKVDRKALPAPVAERASTRPYEAPSTPTEELLSGLWRQVLGLERAGLQDHFFELGGHSLMATQVASRLRASLHVELPLSAFFEAPTLGALARRVEAVREQGDARPIVPPLLPVPRGSRVPLSFAQQRLWLLDQLEPGSTAYTILAALRLRGPLNPRALVRAFQALLQRHESLRTRFLADEAGPHQVIHEDAAPDMRLIDLHDLPESEQERESLALASDEAERPFDLTRGPLVRGLLIRRDDTHHLLVVTMHHIISDGWSSAVLIRELSSLYAAFTAGQDARLPALSSQYADYALWQRQWLRGDVLDSQVDYWRRQLAGAPTALNLPTDKPRPAVQTFRGGRVPVKLGAELTRGISALCAREGVTPFMALLTGLQALLSRLSGQPDVVVGSPIAGRGDAELEGLIGCFVNTLALRTRMDVALDFRALLKRVRDVTLGAYAHQDVPFERVVEAVLPMRDASRSPLFQVLFVLENAPVSQPMGPGLSLDFVDVERHSAKFDLTLALWDEPGGLTGVLEYNSDLFAPSSASRMAEQLRALLAWGVANPEQPLSAFHLGAVQSEVLVPLRPQGSKPPRFFVHAIGGTVLGYTELARQLEPERPFYALQARGLEGGHPPLDTVEAMAAHYVQALQAVQPVGPYHLGGWSMGAIVAFEMARLLQARGERVEPLLFIEPSPSAYAQGIRIEDAATLGSLFAANLAQTTGLSLELPAHVSPEDSDALLTHLLEDGRRTGVFGPDEGIDHLRTLQRAFTTCATALYQHTLRPLNLPVTLLRGTEADVDEGADRTRGWSKLASQVEVVDVPGDHFSILRSPQVEAVARALASRSRAGDLT from the coding sequence ATGGCTCCGACGCAAGAAGACAAGCGGGCGCGGCTGGCGAGGCTCCTGCGCGACAAGACACAACCTCATCGGCACGCGCCGCCCTCGTTCTCCCAGGAGCGCATGTGGTTCCTGGATCAGTGGAGCCCCGGCAGCGCGCTGTTCAACATGCCCGCGGTGGTGCGCCTCACGGGCGCGCTCCACCTGGACGCGCTCAAGGCGAGCCTCCAGCAGTTGGTGGATCGCCACGAGCCCCTGCGAACGGTGCTCCCGGAGCAGGATGGCCAGCCCATCCAGATCATCGCGACCACGCAACCGCTGTCGCTCACCGTGGTGGAGCTACAGGATTACCCGCCCGCCGAACGGGAAGCCCGCGCCTGGGAGCACATCGCCGCCGAAGCACGGCGGCCCTTCGCGCTGGCCCAAGGTCCCCTCATGCGCGCCACGCTGTATCCGGCGCATGCGCATGAGCACCTGCTGCTGCTCAACCTGCATCACATCATCGCGGACGGCTGGTCCATGGGCGTGCTCGTCCGGGAGCTGGCGGCGTTCTACGTCGCCTTTCTCGAGGAGCGCCCCGCGACCCTGCCTGCACTGCCGCTCCAGTACGCGGACTTCGCCGCGTGGCAGCGACAGTGGTTGCTCGGTGGCGTGCTGGAGGCGCAGCTCGCCTTCTGGCGTGCTCGGTTGGATCCACACTCCCGCATCGAGCTTCCCGCCGACAAGCCGCGCCCCGCGACGCTCGGAAACCGAGGCACACGGCAGGTGTCGCTGCTCTCGCCCTCGCTCACGCAGGCCCTGCGGGACTTCAGCCAGCACGAAGGCAGGACGCTGTTTGTCATCTTGCTCGCGGCGTTCGACGTCCTGCTCCATCGCTATACCGGACAGACGGACCTGACGGTCGGGACACTCGTCTCCGGTCGCGGCCGGGCCGAGGTAGAGGGTCTCATCGGCCTGTTCATCAACGCCCTTCCCTTGCGCACCGCACTGTCCGGCAGCCTCACGTTCCGCGAGCTGCTGGAGCGCGTGCAGGACACGACGCTCAAGGCCTACGACCACCAGGACGTGCCCTTCGAGAAGCTGGTGGAGGCCCTCAAGCCCGAGCGCAGCTCCAGCCACCTGCCCATCGTCCAGGTGATGCTGATCCACCAGAACGCGCCCGCCTCGCCGCTCCAGGCACAAGGGCTGCGCATGGAGCCGCTGCCCGTCACCACCGAGACGACCAAGCACGACCTGACGCTGTACGCGATGGAGCTGCCCGACAACCTCCAGCTCAGCGCCGAATACAACACGGACCTCTTCGAGGCGCCGACGATGGTCCGCCTCCTCGGGCACCTGCGCCTGCTCCTCGAAGGCGCGCTCGCGAATCCGGACGCGCGCATCGCGGACCTGCCTCTGATGTCCGAGGCCGAGCGACAGCAGGTCCTCGTGGAGTGGCATGGCGCGCGGGACGCATTCCCTCGTGACGCGTGCATCCACACGCTCATCGAGGCCCAGGCCCAGCGCACCCCGGATGCCGTGGCGCTCACCTTCGAGGGCCAATCCCTCACGTACCAACAGCTTGACCAACGTGCCAATCAGTTGGCGCACCATCTGCGCGAGCACGGCGTGGGCCCAGAGTCGCGCGTGGGCCTGTGCTTGGAGCGGTCGCTGGAGCTGGTCATCTCCCTGCTCGCCACGCTCAAGGCCGGCGGCGCCTACGTGCCGATGGACCCCGGCTACCCGGCGCAGCGCCTGACCTGGATGCTCGAGGATGCCCGGCCCACCGTCCTGGTGGCGCAACAGCACCTGCTGGCCGTACTCCCTCCGCACGACGCCCGCGTGGTGTGCGTGGACACCGAGGTAGAGGCCATCGCGCGCCACCCGAGTCGCGCGCCCGAGCCCTGGGCCACGGCCGATCACCTCGCGTACATCATCTTCACGTCGGGCAGCACTGGCCGTCCCAAGGGCGCGATGAATGCGCATCGCCCCGTCGTGAACCGCCTCTGGTGGATGCAGAACGAGTACCGCCTGGGCTCGGAGGACGTGGTCCTTCAGAAGACGCCGTTCAGCTTCGACGTGTCGGTCTGGGAGTTCTTCTGGCCGCTCATGGTCGGCGCGCGGCTGGTGGTGGCTCGCCCCGGTGGACACCAGGAGCCCACCTATCTCACGCGGATCATCGAAGAGGCGCGAGTCACCACGCTGCACTTCGTCCCGTCCATGCTCCAGGTGTTCCTCGAGGAGCCTGGCGAGGCGCGCTGTCATCCCGTGAAGCGAATCGTGTGCAGTGGCGAGGCGCTGCCCCTGGAGTTGAAGGAGCGCTGTCTCCAACGACTCCCGCATGTGGAGCTGCACAACCTCTACGGCCCCACCGAGGCCGCCGTGGACGTCACCGCCTTCGCCTGCAAGCCCGCCGATGGACGACGCTCGGTGCCCATCGGTCGACCGGTGGCGAACACCTCTATTCGACTGCTCGATTCGCGCATGGGGCCTGTGCCCGTGGGAGTCGCCGGCGAGCTGTTCATCGGCGGCATCCAGGTGGGGCGTGGCTATCAATCGCGCCCGGACCTCACCGCCGAGCGATTCATCCCCGACCCGTTCAGCGAGACTCCGGGCACGCGGCTGTATCGCACCGGAGACGTGGCGCGCTGGCTGCCCGATGGCAACATCGAGTACCTGGGCCGCGCTGACTTCCAGGTGAAGGTGCGCGGTCTGCGCATCGAACTGGGAGAGATTGAAGCCGCGCTGGAGCAACAGCCGGGCGTGCAACAGGCCGTGGTGCTCGCGCGCGAGGACATCCCCGGAGACAAGCGACTCGTGGCGTACGTCACGGGCCGGGGTGGGCCGAGCGCCGTGGATGCCGAAGCCGTGCGCACCGCCCTCGCGGCGCGGCTGCCTGAGTACATGGTGCCCGCCGCCTTCGTGGTGCTGGAGGCGCTGCCGCTCAATCCCAATGGCAAGGTCGAGCGCAAGGCCCTCCCCGCTCCCTCATTCGAGCGCACCGAGGAAGCCCGCGTGGCGCCGAGCACGCCCACGGAGCGCGAGGTCGCCGCGCTGTTTGAAGAACTGCTCAGCGTGCGGGACGTGGGCGCGAAGGATGACCTGTTCCGCTTGGGCGGCAACTCACTGCTCGCGACCCGCGTCCTCGCTCGACTGCGGACCCGCTTCGGCGTCGAGCTGCCCTTGCGCGTTCTCTTCCAACACTCCACCGTCCAGCAGCTCGCGAAGCTGGTGGATGACACCCGCGCGATGGGGACCGAGCACGCAACGCCCACCGCCATATCTGACAAGCGCGAGCGGCGCCCGGCCATTCCCTTGAGCGTGGATGACGCGCCCGAGGGCACCGCGCTCGCCTCCACGACAGCACCTGAGGAAGGGCCTGCCGCCGAGATCTCTCCAGAGGAAAGGCATCGCGTCCTCGTGGAGTGGAACGACACCTCCGCGGACTTCCCTCGTGGCGTCTGCATGCACCAGCTCGTGGAGGCCCAGGTCCAGCGGACTCCCAACGCCGTGGCGGTGGTCGCGGGCGGGGCTCGGATCTCCTATCGGCAGCTCGATGCTCGCGCCAACCAGCTCGCGCGACACCTGCGCTCGATGGGCGTGGGGCCCGAGGTCCGAGTCGGGCTGTGTGTCGAGCGCGGGGTGGACATGGTCGTGGGGATGCTCGGCATCCTCAAGGCGGGAGCCGCGTACGTCCCGCTCGACCCCACGTATCCTCGCGAGCGACTGGCGTATCTGCTGGAGGATGCGCGGGGCCCAGCGCTCGTCGCGCACTCGCATCTGCTCGCGTCGCTGCCTCCGTACGACGCGCGAGTGGTCTGCCTGGATACGGAGCGGGAAGTCCTGGCTCGCGAACCCAGCGGACCGCTCGAATCCAACGCGACGTCGCAGAACCTCGCCTATCTCATCTACACGTCGGGCAGCACGGGACGCCCCAAGGGCGTCGCCATCACACACCACAGCGCGGTGGCCTTCCTCTCCTGGGCCCACGCCATCTACTCGGCCGACGAGCTGCGCGGCGTGCTGGCCTGCACGTCCGTCAACTTCGACCTCTCCGTGTTCGAGGTCTTCGCCCCATTAAGCCGAGGCGGCACCGTCATCGTCGCGCGCAATGCCTTGCATCTGGCTGAGCTGCCCGAGGCCTCCGAGGTCACCCTGCTCAACACGGTGCCCTCCGCCATGGCCCAGCTCCTGAGGCTCGGGGCGTTGCCGCCGTCGGTCCGCACCGTCAACCTCGCGGGCGAGGCGCTGCCCGCGCCCCTCGCACGACAGGTCTTCGAAGTCCCCACCGTCGAGCACCTGTACAACCTCTACGGCCCCTCCGAGGACACCACCTACTCCACCTATGCCCACGTGCAGCGCGGCGAGGTGCCCAACATCGGCCGGACCATCACCAACACCCGCGCCTATGTGTTGGACGCACAGCTCCAGCCCGTGCCCATTGGTGCCACAGGCGAGCTGTACCTCGCGGGAGATGGCCTGGCGCGCGGCTACCTCCACCGGCCTGACCTCACCGCGGAGCGCTTCATCCCCGCGCCCTTCGAGCCCGCCGGCTCTCGCATGTACAAGACAGGCGACCGCGTGCGGTATCGCGAGGACGGTGCGCTCGAGTACCTGGGCCGCAATGACTTCCAAGTAAAGATTCGCGGCTTCCGCATCGAGTTGGGCGAAGTGGAGACCGCGGTTCAAGCACAGCCCGTCGTGCGCGAGGCCGTGGTGATGGCGCGCGAGGACCACGCCGGCGACAAGCGGCTCGTGGCCTATGTCGTCGCGCGCGAGGGACAGACGCTGGACGTCACGACGCTGCGGCAGAGCCTGCGCCAGCGGCTCCCTGAGTTCATGGTCCCCTCGGCGCTCGTCGTGATGGACGCACTCCCGCTGAACCCCAATGGCAAGGTCGACCGCAAGGCCCTGCCCGCCCCCGTCGCGGAGCGCGCGAGCACGCGTCCGTATGAGGCCCCGAGCACACCCACCGAGGAGTTGCTCTCGGGCCTCTGGAGACAGGTGTTGGGCTTGGAGCGCGCGGGACTCCAGGACCACTTCTTCGAGCTGGGTGGTCACTCCTTGATGGCCACCCAGGTGGCCTCCCGACTGCGCGCGTCGCTGCATGTCGAGCTGCCCCTGAGCGCCTTCTTTGAAGCACCCACGCTCGGGGCTCTCGCGCGGCGAGTGGAGGCGGTTCGGGAGCAAGGCGACGCGCGCCCCATCGTGCCGCCCCTGCTTCCCGTGCCGCGTGGCTCCAGGGTGCCGCTGTCCTTCGCGCAGCAGCGCCTGTGGCTGCTCGACCAGCTCGAACCTGGCAGCACCGCCTACACCATCCTCGCGGCGCTGCGCCTGCGAGGTCCTCTCAATCCCCGCGCGCTCGTCCGTGCCTTCCAGGCCCTCCTCCAGCGACATGAGAGCCTGCGGACCCGGTTCCTCGCGGACGAGGCGGGGCCGCATCAGGTCATTCACGAAGACGCTGCACCGGACATGCGGCTCATCGACCTGCACGACCTGCCTGAGTCGGAACAGGAGCGCGAGTCGCTTGCCCTGGCGAGCGACGAGGCGGAGCGGCCCTTCGACCTCACGCGCGGCCCGCTCGTGCGTGGACTGCTCATCCGTCGCGACGACACACATCACCTGCTCGTCGTGACGATGCACCACATCATCTCCGACGGCTGGTCCTCCGCCGTGCTCATCCGCGAGCTGTCCTCGCTGTACGCGGCGTTCACCGCCGGGCAGGACGCACGCCTGCCTGCGCTGTCGTCGCAATATGCGGACTACGCACTGTGGCAGCGCCAATGGTTGCGCGGCGACGTGCTGGACTCCCAAGTCGACTACTGGCGCCGGCAGCTCGCGGGAGCCCCCACGGCCCTGAACCTTCCCACCGACAAGCCCCGGCCCGCCGTCCAGACCTTCCGAGGCGGACGCGTGCCGGTGAAGTTGGGCGCAGAACTCACGCGAGGCATCTCGGCGCTGTGCGCACGCGAGGGCGTCACGCCGTTCATGGCGTTGCTGACGGGACTCCAGGCATTGCTCTCACGCCTCTCGGGACAGCCCGACGTGGTGGTCGGGTCTCCCATCGCGGGGCGCGGAGACGCGGAGCTGGAGGGCCTGATTGGCTGCTTCGTGAACACGCTCGCGCTGCGCACTCGGATGGACGTCGCGCTCGACTTCCGCGCGCTGCTGAAGCGGGTGCGCGACGTCACGCTGGGCGCGTACGCGCACCAAGACGTCCCCTTCGAGCGCGTCGTGGAGGCCGTGTTGCCCATGCGCGACGCGAGCCGCTCTCCCCTCTTCCAGGTGCTCTTCGTCCTGGAGAACGCCCCGGTGTCACAGCCCATGGGCCCGGGGCTCTCGCTCGACTTCGTGGACGTGGAGCGCCACTCGGCGAAGTTCGACCTGACGCTCGCGCTGTGGGACGAGCCCGGCGGCCTCACCGGCGTGCTCGAATACAACAGCGACCTCTTCGCACCGTCCTCGGCATCACGCATGGCGGAGCAACTGCGCGCGCTGCTGGCCTGGGGCGTGGCGAATCCCGAGCAGCCGCTCTCGGCGTTCCACCTTGGCGCGGTGCAGTCCGAGGTGCTCGTTCCCCTGCGCCCGCAAGGCTCGAAGCCGCCACGCTTCTTCGTCCATGCCATCGGAGGCACCGTGCTGGGCTACACGGAGCTGGCGCGTCAGCTCGAGCCCGAGCGTCCCTTCTACGCGCTGCAAGCCCGCGGGCTCGAAGGGGGGCATCCGCCGCTCGACACGGTCGAGGCCATGGCAGCGCACTACGTGCAGGCCCTCCAAGCCGTGCAGCCCGTGGGGCCCTACCACCTGGGAGGCTGGTCCATGGGCGCCATCGTTGCCTTCGAGATGGCTCGATTGCTCCAGGCCCGAGGTGAGCGCGTGGAACCCCTCCTCTTCATCGAGCCGAGTCCAAGCGCCTACGCGCAAGGCATCCGCATCGAGGACGCGGCGACGCTGGGCAGCCTCTTCGCGGCCAACCTCGCGCAGACCACCGGACTCTCGTTGGAGCTCCCCGCCCACGTCTCGCCCGAGGACTCCGACGCGCTGCTCACACACTTGCTGGAGGATGGACGCCGCACGGGCGTCTTCGGCCCCGACGAGGGAATCGACCATCTTCGGACGCTCCAGCGAGCCTTCACGACTTGCGCAACCGCGCTCTATCAGCACACCCTTCGTCCGCTGAACCTCCCCGTCACCCTGCTCCGAGGGACCGAAGCAGACGTGGACGAGGGAGCGGACCGAACCCGGGGGTGGAGCAAGCTCGCCTCCCAAGTCGAGGTGGTGGACGTGCCTGGAGATCATTTCAGCATCCTGCGGTCCCCCCAGGTGGAAGCGGTGGCGCGAGCCCTGGCGTCCCGCTCGCGTGCAGGTGACCTCACGTGA